The Kineococcus radiotolerans SRS30216 = ATCC BAA-149 genomic interval GTAGGTGGTGTCGCTGGTGAAGTCGTAGAACCATTCCTCGCCGGGCTCGAAGCTGCGCACGATCGGGTGCCCCGTGCCGGCGGCGTGCCCGCGGGCGTGCTGGCTGGGGGAGGAGTCGCAGCAGCCGACGTGGCCGCACGCGGCGCAACGACGCAAGTGGAACCACCACCCCTTCGGGGTGGCGACCTCGCAGTCT includes:
- a CDS encoding UBP-type zinc finger domain-containing protein, with protein sequence MAPSGPGCADCEVATPKGWWFHLRRCAACGHVGCCDSSPSQHARGHAAGTGHPIVRSFEPGEEWFYDFTSDTTYAGGPELASPQHHPEDQSAPGPADRVPTDWVRHLHR